The following proteins are encoded in a genomic region of Caldalkalibacillus thermarum:
- a CDS encoding YvrJ family protein, whose amino-acid sequence MDWIALVAEISFPILVTFYLLTRIESKLEQLTFCIQSLTQHISSKPARLGYADDPLHPGPAHQQQNQS is encoded by the coding sequence GTGGATTGGATCGCCTTAGTGGCAGAGATCAGCTTTCCCATTCTGGTCACCTTTTACCTGTTAACCCGGATTGAAAGTAAGCTGGAACAGCTCACTTTCTGCATCCAATCTCTCACCCAGCACATCAGCAGCAAACCGGCCAGGCTCGGCTATGCTGATGATCCACTACACCCAGGTCCGGCTCATCAACAGCAAAACCAGTCGTAA
- a CDS encoding DUF2922 domain-containing protein yields the protein MSKTLELIFENMEGRAVRLTLESPVEPADPVFISQVMDEIIAKNVFDSSGGDLVRKRGARIVDRYVEEIELMS from the coding sequence ATGTCCAAAACACTGGAATTAATCTTTGAAAATATGGAGGGACGGGCAGTGCGCCTGACACTGGAGTCCCCTGTGGAACCTGCCGATCCCGTCTTCATCTCTCAGGTGATGGACGAGATTATTGCCAAAAATGTATTTGATTCCTCCGGTGGTGATCTTGTCCGCAAACGCGGTGCCCGCATCGTCGACCGCTATGTGGAGGAGATCGAACTCATGTCCTAA
- a CDS encoding DUF1659 domain-containing protein — MAVMSNPYDTRLILVFYVGDDEDGNPIERSKTFSRVKPTATDEDLYQVAQALASLQTHLLVETERADRATLINIE, encoded by the coding sequence ATGGCCGTCATGAGCAATCCCTATGACACCCGGCTGATCCTGGTCTTCTACGTGGGCGACGACGAAGACGGCAACCCGATTGAACGGAGCAAAACGTTCTCCCGGGTGAAGCCCACAGCCACAGATGAAGACTTATACCAGGTGGCCCAAGCCCTGGCCAGCTTGCAAACCCACTTGCTGGTTGAAACGGAGCGTGCTGACCGGGCGACCCTGATCAACATCGAATAA